One segment of Gasterosteus aculeatus chromosome 3, fGasAcu3.hap1.1, whole genome shotgun sequence DNA contains the following:
- the gdf15 gene encoding uncharacterized protein gdf15, with product MFRSRALHQLTSCSLLLLLVSLSGSGESRPQAARGGSPDEGRTHSQRALLLEAVKTGILGSLGMDREPRPTRKASEEELRGMYQLYREKVREMRGNSSQLMKESQQSTVSTVLFPATVERIKGVRRGERPHPPPGPRTQWYRAVFHKTPNIHTELTLTRAELKISGQILEKPTSAQPETRAEIQVRVNGRTRRSSAAWRYAHSPTRDNVSRTQDLMLDIRPEVERWFGADVGEALVVVVGIAVAVKDALRANPTLSLELGLAQPKPARKTRLPRSNKEDVCSEQGWCCRKSVTVSFKDIGWTDWVVAPAEYTMHFCDGTCPHNYKPASMHAQVKSRLHQITKGGSPRPCCVPAAYEPMVLMHYDSRGKLKLTPFDDLIVSKCHCA from the exons ATGTTCAGATCACGCGCCCTTCACCAACTCACCTCCTGctcgctgctgctcctcctcgtctccctctccgGCTCAGGGGAGAGCCGGCCTCAGGCGGCCCGCGGAGGCTCACCCGACGAGGGCAGAACGCACAGCCAGAGGGCCCTGCTTCTGGAGGCGGTGAAGACCGGGATCCTGGGCTCGTTGGGTATGGACAGGGAGCCCAGGCCCACCCGAAAGGCCTCGGAGGAAGAGCTCAGGGGGATGTATCAGCTCTACAGGGAGAAAGTGAGGGAGATGAGAGGAAATTCCAGCCAGCTGATGAAGGAAAGCCAGCAATCAACCGTGTCCACTGTGCTCTTTCCAGCGACAG tgGAGCGGATAAAAGGGGTCCGGAGGGGAGAACGCCCACATCCACCCCCAGGTCCTCGCACGCAGTGGTACAGAGCGGTTTTCCACAAAACCCCCAACATCCACACTGAACTGACACTGACTCGGGCTGAGCTGAAGATTTCCGGGCAGATCTTGGAGAAACCCACTTCAGCTCAACCTGAGACGAGAGCAGAGATCCAGGTCAGGGTCAACGGGAGGACGCGGAGGAGCTCCGCTGCGTGGAGATACGCACACTCTCCGACACGTGACAACGTGTCGCGCACACAAGATCTGATGCTGGACATCCGGCCTGAGGTGGAGAGGTGGTTCGGGGCTGATGTCGGAGAGGCACTAGTTGTGGTCGTGGGGATAGCCGTGGCCGTAAAAGATGCCCTCAGGGCAAACCCAACTCTTTCACTTGAACTGGGCCTCGCGCAGCCCAAACCGGCCCGGAAAACGAGGCTGCCCCGCTCCAACAAGGAAGACGTCTGCAGTGAACAAGGGTGGTGCTGCCGGAAGTCCGTCACCGTGTCCTTCAAAGACATCGGCTGGACGGATTGGGTGGTGGCCCCGGCTGAATACACCATGCACTTCTGTGACGGCACCTGCCCCCACAACTACAAGCCTGCGAGCATGCACGCGCAGGTGAAGTCTCGGTTGCATCAGATTACCAAAGGAGGGTCACCTCGCCCCTGCTGCGTGCCGGCGGCCTACGAGCCAATGGTCCTAATGCACTATGACAGCAGGGGAAAGTTGAAGCTGACGCCTTTCGACGACCTGATCGTCAGTAAATGTCATTGTGCCTGA
- the LOC144405499 gene encoding uncharacterized protein LOC144405499 produces the protein MIMIANMTCVPGNDTASCSAPGSSRTDLAVGLTFFFVLLLIAAGVIVYNYHSKMRSMFQFGQRRSHKERDYTETLPEDSPRYRYVIREASTGENPIYENLATRTKRPAVNKPPRESEEDVYLQCDSPDEAIYSNDPACNLSILPDHEEDLYIMPDSL, from the exons ATG ATCATGATTGCCAATATGACCTGTGTCCCTGGAAACGACACCGCCTCATGTTCTGCTCCCGGCAGCTCTCGTACCGATCTAGCCGTCGGCCTGACGTTCTTCTTTGTACTGCTGCTGATCGCAGCTGGTGTGATCGTGTACAACTACCACAGTAAAATGAGGAGTATGTTTCAGTTTGGACAAAGGAGAAGCCACAAAGAGCGGGACTATACAGAGACGCTACCAGAAGATTCACCTCGCTACCGCTATGTGATCCGTGAAGCTTCAACCGGAGAGAACCCTATTTATGAAAACCTGGCGACTCGAACCAAAAGGCCCGCGGTGAACAA GCCACCCCGTGAATCTGAAGAGGACGTGTACCTGCAGTGTGATTCTCCAGATGAGGCAATATACAGCAATGACCCAGCGTGTAACCTCTCCATCCTCCCAGACCATGAAGAAGACCTGTACATTATGCCAGATTCATTGTAG